A single region of the Polyodon spathula isolate WHYD16114869_AA chromosome 5, ASM1765450v1, whole genome shotgun sequence genome encodes:
- the LOC121316388 gene encoding uncharacterized protein LOC121316388: MHAFRRGFALPTFFTTPAVFVAFLFMLGTRYNTVKDASGVGNFSLTMYCDGLNSTHGKEVLVAEMLFRDVSYGLCSNMRVGDQNGFGVALLGVSAISWWLGLALSTLYVWLTNMTRLERTTELFVRQLYEAAFIDQSMLLNTRFHIWLSDIKTTEARLDRYRPKHRSQKDRLSLEGHIYFDDAFIEETDEQSGKKTLYTNTHVELLVRVIEEVFSCLLKGEDRWLCTLLLQQGWQIEYTASSDSYSNAPREFKEFYNQRRRWAPSSLANTLDLLNTGKETSKRNSSISRLYILYQILQTALSILAPATVCLMVAGCFTFIFGLNGNISLFLSVLPPVIYTVICFTCKSDNQILVAGFMSIFYAFLMAATFLSIIADMVKQQTFITPSGLFLIFLVVLYFLASLMHPQEFHLVLYGLIYLICVPSAYLLLTIYSLVNLNNISWGTRETVNYEKLETRKTKKNVKHEKKCKCLCWNLEFQVNED; this comes from the exons ATGCATGCATTCCGACGTGGTTTTGCTTTGCCCACGTTCTTTACCACTCCTGCTGTGTTTGTTGCTTTCCTCTTCATGCTTGGGACGCGCTACAACACAGTTAAGGATGCCTCTGGTGTTGGGAATTTTTCTCTGACTATGTACTGCGATGGACTTAATTCTACTCATGGCAAAGAGGTTCTTGTAGCTGAGATGCTGTTCAGAGATGTTAGCTATGGTTTATGCAGCAATATGAGAGTAGGGGATCAGAATGGATTTGGCGTGGCACTGCTTGGTGTCTCAGCAATTAGCTGGTGGTTAGGGCTGGCACTTTCCACACTGTATGTCTGGTTGACAAATATGACACGACTTGAAAGGACTACAGAGCTCTTTGTTCGACAGCTGTATGAAGCTGCATTCATAGACCAGTCCATGCTGCTCAACACACGGTTTCACATTTGGTTATCTGATATCAAAACCACAGAAGCAAG GCTGGACAGATACAGACCCAAACATCGGTCACAAAAAGACCGGTTAAGTTTGGAGGGACATATTTACTTTGATGATGCTTTTATTGAGGAGACCGATGAACAATCAGGAAAGAAGACCCTATACACGAATACACATGTAGAGCTCCTAGTGAGGGTTATAGAAGAAGTATTCAG TTGTCTTCTAAAAGGTGAGGACCGCTGGCTGTGTACGTTGCTTCTACAACAAGGCTGGCAAATAGAGTACACCGCATCTTCTGATTCCTACAGCAATGCGCCTCGGGAGTTTAAAGAGTTTTACAACCAAAGACGGCGCTGGGCTCCCTCATCTTTGGCAAACACTCTTGACCTTCTGAACACAGGAAAAGAAACTTCAAAGAGAAATTCATCTATATCAAGACTGTATATCCTCTATCAGATCTTACAAACCGCCCTCTCCATTCTAGCACCTGCCACAGTTTGTCTCATGGtagcag GATGCTTCACATTTATCTTTGGCTTGAACGGAAATATCTCCCTTTTTCTGTCTGTTCTTCCTCCAGTTATCTACACGGTGATCTGTTTCACGTGTAAATCTGACAACCAAATCCTGGTTGCTGGATTCATGAGTATATTTTATGCATTTCTCATGGCAGCCACCTTCCTCAGCATTATAG ctgaCATGGTCAAGCAACAAACATTCATCACCCCCAGTGGTCTGTTCTTAATTTTTTTAGTGGTGCTTTACTTTTTAGCTTCTCTGATGCACCCCCAGGAATTCCACCTTGTCCTCTAtggacttatttatttaatttgtgtgcCAAGTGCTTATCTGCTCTTAACCATATACTCACTGGTTAACCTGAATAATATTTCCTGGGGAACCCGTGAGACAGTAAACTATGAGAAGCTGGaaacaagaaaaactaaaaagaatgtGAAGCATGAAAAGAAGTGTAAATGTCTCTGCTGGAATTTAGAATTTCAAGTAAATGAGGACTAG